The Phoenix dactylifera cultivar Barhee BC4 unplaced genomic scaffold, palm_55x_up_171113_PBpolish2nd_filt_p 001685F, whole genome shotgun sequence DNA window GTCAATGTAGCTTTCATTGTTGTAGATACCTGCAGTCGAAGGAGCTCTTGGGCTCGTGGTCGACAATGTAGGGTGCCCCAAGCTCGGCTCTAGGGGTGTCATTGTAGCTTTCGTCGTAGATACCTCCAGACAAGGGAGCCCttgggctcgcggtcgacactgtaaggcgccccgagctcggctTCATGGGCGTCATTGTAGACTCTGTCGTCTTAGATACTTACGGTCGAGGGGGCTCTTaggctcgcggtcgacactgcagggcgTCCCGAGCCCGGCTCTAGGACGTCATTGTAGCTTTCGTCGTTTGTAGATACTTACGGTCGAGGGAGCTCTTGGGCTCATggtcgacactgcagggcgCCCCAAGCTCGTCTCTAGGCGCGTCAGTGTAGCTTTCGTCATTGTAGATATTAGCAGTCAAAGGAGCCTTTGGGCTTGcggtcgacactgcagggcgcgccgagctcggCTCTATGGGCGTCATTGTAGCTTTCGTCGTAGATACCTTTGGTCGAAGGAGCCCTTGGGCTCGTGGTTGACACTGCAGGGTGCCCCAAGCTCGGCTCCAGGGGCGTCATTGTAGACTCTGTCGTCGTAAATACCTGCGGTAGAGGGAGCCCTTGGGCTTGCGGTCGACGCTACAGGTTGCTCCGAGCCCGGCTCAGAAGCGTCATTATAGATTCTGTCATCATAGATACTTGCAGTCGAGGGAGCCCTTGGGCTCGCGGTCGATATTGCAGCGTGCCCCGAGCTCGGCTCCGGGGGCATCATTGTAGATTCTGCCGTCGTAGATACCTGCGGTCGAGGGAGCCCTTGGGTTCGCGATCAACACTACAGGGCGCCCCGAGCCTGGCTCAGGGGCGTCATTGTAGCTTTCATCGTCGTAGATACCTGCGGTCGAGAAAACCCTTGCGCTCGCGGTCGACACTGCAGGTTGCCATGAGTTTGGATCCAGGGGCATCATTGTAGCTTTCGTGGCTCCCGCAGATTCCTTTTGGGCTGGCAAGGGCGAGGCAcacgccgctgccccccgaaGTCGAGGAGCCATCAAGATGTAAGATCCGAGGCTGTCTAGGAGCCTCTTCTTTTTCCAGGTGGAGCTCGGCTTGGTGCGGACCCCGCCTCCGATGGTTGTTTCCGTGTTTGGGACTGAGCTCTGTGAGAGCTTCGGTAGTGATGATGCTCCTTTTTGTGGACTCTTCTGCCCTGCTTGGCCAGAGAATTGCATCGCGAGCGCCATCATATGGATCCGCACCCGCGAGGAGGAGGCGCAGGCTAGGCTCCCGCTTGTTGCAGGCCTTGAACGACCGTGGTGAATATATGAATCTGCTGAATGAGCATACCGTATTGCTCTAGCATGACCTGAGAAATTGGTCCACCGGTGGCACAGGTGGTGGGCTTTCTTTCTCCATCCTGGCTGGTGTTTCCTCTGGCTTCTTCCGGTGTGATCACCCTCAGGCCAAAACATACTCTTAAATTTGTAAGGAGTCGACCTTGGCATATTGTTGCTGGCTTATAAGCTCTCATGAGCGGATTTTAGCGGATCATGAgttaatttcaaaatagttttagaGGACAAACAACAAGCCAAAAAATTTATCATTAGTATAAGTATTTACACCTCGACCACCAACACCGTGGTAATCAACATAAGAGACGGATCGAATGGTGGCCAGAGAACCGTACCTTGCAAGCCAATCCATATCACCCACGCACTAAGACCAAAATACGCATACATATACAAACTCGAATGATAAGAACATTTCACTATCTCTAACTAATTTTTAGGAATTTTatcaaaaaacctaatttttagaaACAGCCGGGGCAGCGGCGGCAGTGGCGGTGACGGGGAAGAGCGCCTCCCAGATATCCGAGAAGGCCGCGACGATGGCCCTGTGGTGGTGCCGCAAGTTGAGCGACAGGAAGCAGAGCAGCAGCTGCTCCAGGTCGCCGGCATCGTAAATCTCCTTTTCCACCACCATCTCCGCCATCGACCGCCGGAAGTCCGCCCGCGGGTCCTCCGACCGCTTCACCACCGCGAAGCTCTCTCTAACCttcccctccgccgccgccgtcgcaGCCGCCCCGCAAGGCACCAGGCTCCGCAGTACCGCTGCTGCAGTTCTCTCCGGCGACGGGTAGCACTTTACCAAccgcctcctccgccgcctcgTAATCCTTCTCCGCTGGAGCACGTTATGCGACGAGCAGTCCGTCGACGAGACCAGCTTCTCCGTCTCGCCGTCGTCTTCCTCCTCGTCGAAAAAATCGCCCTCCCGCTCGTCGTTCTCCCCGTCCCCCTCGCTGCTGAACCACCCGCTCACGGCCGAGGAGGTGCTCACCCGCGCTCGGGATCGCGATGATCTTTTCGTCTCTCCCCGACGCCTCCTGCGGCGGAGCTTCGCCTCCCTCCGCCTCGCCTTGGCCATCGCCGCCGGCAAGAGGATGTCGCAGCCGTCGTCGGAGTCGATCTTCCGgcggggggaggaagggaaatCGTAACGGTCACCACCGTCGCCGTCGGCATAGGCAACGACGGGCCACTTCTCCTCCTTCCGCCAGAGGTACGGCGGGGTCTCCCCGTCGTCGGCGGGGAAGAAATGGCAGCCGCGGCGGGAGGGGAGGCAGCCGCAAGCGAGGCCGGAGACGACCGGGGGGTGGGGGCGGCGGAGGAAGGACGGAGAGGGGCCGGGCGTTGGCGGCGGAGGGAAATCGATGTCAAAGGCTTTCCGGTTAACGGGGCAGAGACGGAAGGCTGCGTTGGTAACTGTGACGCCAGCGTCATCTTTAGAGCGGCAGCTCTGGAAAGAGGGGATAACGCGGGATAGCCGGAGACGGAAGCGTTTGGCCATTACGAGGAgtaagaggagggaggagaaggagcTAGCGGTGGTAGGAACGAGCgagcgatgtgggactaaaaaggGCGGGTGTGGGGATTGGAAAAGACTGGGAGCAAAGGTTAATTCTTTAATATATAGTGGAGTGGGAAAGCTGGGGAAGAGGACGAAGGGATGACGCTTGCAAGCAGAATCCGCCAAGGGTCGGGACAGGGGGGAGGggtgagagagtgagtgagacTGGGACGAGGTTGCTTCGTGCATTTCCTTTCCGGATGGTTTCGTAAAATACCCGGCAAAACAGAGCCAATGAGCACTTTGTGGCCCTTTTCGACTCCAGCCTTTAGCTTTGGCAATTACGATCCGAAACCTGCAATTTTGTCCTCTAATCCTTTGGCTTGGTTTGCACTCAGAAGGCAGAGAAGTAGACTAGTGCATTTGAGCTCCGGAAGTATCGTCGTCTTTCTTTAATTCCATATAATATTAGACATAGTCATCACTTGTATTGGTCGTTTCCTGCTCGGTTCACATGTGCAAAGCTGTTTCCCTCCTTCACCTTTGAGGTGTTctctgttaaaaaaaaaataatcatataaaaaaattctgaactaTTTGAAggtttttaattttcttctaaattttaattTAGTATGGTCAATTCAATTCAAATCTTGGCTATGAATTCAGTTTGCTACTATAACGGAATTTTCACGTGATGTCACATGAGGCATCATCCCTTTTCGCCATATAAGCTAGTTACGTGATAATTCCGTCATGGCAGTAAGACGGAATTCATAAATAGTATCTAAATTGAATGAatttaaaagtttgataatttgattgcattaaattaaaatttagaaaaaaaataaaaaatttctaatagttcagattttttttgcatgattattccAAAAAACATATGTTGCCATCCGGACTGAGGAGGAAGTATAGCTCGAAAGATCTTGAGGTTGGTTGGAGACGAGCTGAGCAAACTGGTTAAGGTGTGTGATGTAGGCCTGGCGCAGGGCGTGGTGCCGACGCGACTGCGGATTGGTAGAGTTGTTGATTGTTGGGATTGTCATCCCTTGTCGATACAGGCTTGTTGTTCTCTTTGGTAGGCAGCTCCTCGGCTAGTTTGCTCCTCGGCTAAGGTCGTAGTCATTCGTCTTGGTTTACATTCGATCGAGGTAAAGAAGGTCGGTCTGATCTGAGGTCAAGGTCCAATATTTCTTCCATCACTTGCCTCTCACTTCCGAGCTCAAACTGCACTCCGGTTTGGGCGATGGAAGTTGAACGATTACTTTGATCAAGGGTGAGACCTTCGTTAGGGGCCTTAAGTGCATTGATCGGTCTTTCCAAagcatagaaagattcaggccaTCTCAAGATGTCATCATTGTGGGGCGACGCCCAAATACTATTAATGCAGCGATCCGATGAATTGCCCACGTTATATCTCGAGTTGACACGTGGCTCAATCTGCTCAGGTAGCTAGATCGGCGCTTCGATTGTGGCCGTCTGCACCCTTATATAAGGGCATCCCCAATCTTTAGGCTCTACCTTTTGCCCCATTTGCTCTCCCACCCGAGTGCTCGAGCATCCAAGCCCCTGGGTGGTTTTTCGGCAAAGCCTTtcattctttgtgtttctcCATTTTCGGTGAGTTCTCGCTCCTTGGCTGCTCGGCCttctttttttatcttcttcGTCTCTTTGTCCTTCATTATCTTTTTCTCGTCCTTTCGCcgtttcatccttcttcttgccAGCATAAGCGGAGTTGAGGTCAATGCCTAGGAGGAGAGTCGACCGTCTGACCGCTCTTCTCGAGGTTGGCAGTCATCGCCATCAGGTGAGGCAAAGTTCGAGGTCCGATTGGGCCCGGTCTATAAGGTATTTGTCCTTACTCAGGAGGATATGGACCTCATCTGAGCTCAGTATTTTGTGACTCCAGAGTTTACCTTTGAACTCGTTAGTCCAGGTAACTGGGTGATGGACCACATCCTCCTCGGCTTGTATGAGGAAACTCTATAGGCTAGGTTAAGACTTCTTATCAGCTCATTCTTTGTGCAACTGATGTGGTCTTATGACCTTATTTTGACCCAGCTGGTGTCGAACTCCTGGCGGATATTAGTTAgttttctctcttattttctctgGGGCATTCAAGCCTcaatttttctcttttgtagGTGCTTCACCTTGAAGAGGCATCATCGGAATAGTAACTAGTGGTATTTCTCTTCCTAAAAAGACTGCCAATTGCTCTGAGGTACTCCCTCTTCCATCCATGGATGAAAAGAAAGATTTTTCTTTGTCCACCCTGAGCAGCCATGGGGGTTTGAGACCGCATGGAGGGCACCATGGACCGACCTGAGTCGGTTTTCGAGGTTGTCTGATGATGATCAAAGGACCTTGGATAGACTTCTAGAATCTCAATCCGAGATCTCTTTCCTACAGGAGTTGTTACCCAAGGAGGCTCTAATTAAGGCCGATTTGATATAGCCGACCCCCAGGGTAAGTTTCTCTTGGATTTTCTCTATCCTCTCGCCTCGGCGTTGTAGAATAACTTTGTCTTCGATTTTGCATCTCTTGCCGTCATGAAGTTCGATCTCTCATTGATTTGCAAGAGGagaaaggtgaagaagaggtcgACCGTGGCCGCTGAGGGCGAGGCTCCCCAAAAGAAGTGGTTGAGAGGGAAGTCCTAGGCCCGTGCTACCAAGGCCACCATTGAGGTTGGTGTTGAGGCATCAGTTTCTAAAGTTTCCCATGATGTGCCCGTACCTTGAGGAGAGATTGTAGAGCCCAACTCCACGTTGAGGTCATTTAGTCGATCGGGTCAACTCCCCTAGAGGAGGTTGTCTCTGCTGGACCCAGCTCAGTCGTCATGCCCTGCACCAACCATCTTCCAAGGTTTGTGCTTGGCTTGATCGGATCCAGGCTCGTCTACTCCAGCTAAGGAAGGCCATTCAGCCCCGGCCCACACCTCTAAGACCTACTTCCCAAATTGGGCAGTCGAAGAGTCTGATTCAGCATTGGAGACTCTCGGGATGGCGAGGAAGTTAGTTTGAGCTATACAGCTTCAAGCTGATAGGAAACTTGTACTCTCCCTCGACCCCACCGAGTTCTTCGACAGGGCCTATGTAAGGGTAGTTCAGGTATGTTTAATAAATCTTCTCTAAGTCACTTTTCTCAAGAACTAATTCCTCTTTTCCTTTTCAGCACGTCCTCGAGATCGGCTACATGAATGAGAGGATCATGATACACTTAAGGAGTATCTCGTAGTACAAAGTGAGGGCAGATATCACCGAGGAGCACGCCCATCTGGCTGAGGTAGGGGCGGAGACTATTGAGGAGCAAGCTTAGGAAGTCGAATTGAGGATGGAGGTAGCCGAGGAGCGGGCCTAGCAGAACTTGGGGCGAAGGTAGCCAAAAACAAAGTGGGGTTGACAAAAGCCTATGCCTCAGCCATGCGGACCCAAGCCTTGATCATGGAGAGACAACTATCCATGTCTAGGAAGGCCTACCATGTTGCCGAGTACAAGGCTGCAGAGCTCTCTAAGAAGCTAGTCCAAGATTGCAGGTGGCCACCAAGGCTAGGGAGGAGGCCGTTTGCGTTAAGGAAAaagttgtagaggcggttaaagaATACCATGCCTCTGAGGAGTTCATAGAGGAAGCTGTGGAGATTGCGATCAACATCTTCGGTAAGGGCTTCACAGATAGCCGAGCTCGGGCTCAGCTGCTTTTCTCGAGGATGGACTTCTTCGGTCTTTACGATGACGACAATGATGATGAGGGCTGCAACGAAGGCGATGACCTTACAATTTGCAAAGACATCGAGGTCAGCGGTGGTGGCGGTGAAGGCACCGAGGGGGAGGGGCGAAGGAGCTAATTAGGGGGATGCCCTCCTTGACCTAGATGTTGGCCTTGACATTGCAGATCGCGTCTGCGGACCCGAACCCTCGAACAATGGCCTTGCCGGTAGGGATTTTCATGAAGATCCGCATCTTTTTAACCGAAGAAAACTAGATACCTCAGCAAGGAATGAAGTTATTTATCTAGTCATTTTTGGTTTTTGCTTTTTGCTCGGGTAGACTGAGCTCAATGTACTTTTTTTTGTTCTACTTCTGCTGAGGTTAGTGTAAAAGCTTACAACTTAATGAAAGCAAAGCGTTTTCCAAGTACCTGATTTTGGTCTTTGCTTCCgttgttttgttttttgttctTCGTCCGAGTCTAGGTCATTGTACCAATCTTCGATCTTTTATTGTAGCTCTTTGTGGCTTGGCTTTTGCTGAGATCAATGtatgtataaaaaaataatgaaagtaaaattattttctaaagtatcggACTTCGGTATTACTAGCTATCATTGTATTTCTTTATTTGAGTTCAAGTTGCCTCACCGAACTCTTTTTCTTGTGGAGCTTTAGCTTGCCTTAGGCTCCTCGGCCGATCTTTCCGGAGTTTGGCTCCCGAAAAATTTTGAGTGAGTCGACGGAGGGGGGCCGGTGCCTTTTTTGTTGGTCATCCTTAGAGTCTTGCTCCGGAGGCATCTCCAGAGTATGCTTCCAAAGGATGCCTCTAGGTTGGCTCCCACAGAGAATTTGAGTAGGCTCGGTCTTCTGCTTGGGCTGTTTTCGACCTAAAGAAGTCGATTTGAATGCTAAGCCTTCGACATGGTGGCTGGTTCTCCTGCTCTAGCTATTTCCGACCTGAAGAGGTCAGTTGACTTGCTGAGTCTTCGACACGACGTCAGGTTCTCTTGCTTCGGCCATTTTTGACCTGAAAAAGTTGATTGACTCGCCGAGCCTTTAATACGGCGGCCGGTTCTCCTGCTCAGACCATTTTTAATCCGAAGAGATCGGTTGACTCATTGAGCCTTTGGCGTAGGGGCCAACCTTCTTATGTCTAGAGTATTCTTCGAGAGACATCTCTTGAGGGTTTGTTCCTAGAGAAAATCTGAGTAGGTTTAGTCTTGAGGAGGTCGGTGCCTCCTTTCATCTCCGGAGTATGCTCCTAGAGGCATCTCTTGGGGTTGGCTCTGGGAGAAAACCCGAGTGAGCTCGGTCTTGAGGAGGTCGGCGCATCCTTTCATCTCCAGAGTATGCTCCTAAAGGCATCTCTTAGGATTGGCTCCTAGAGAAAATTCGAGTGAGCTCGATCGTGAGGAGGTCGGCATCTTCTTTTATCTCTAGAGTATGCTTCTGGAGGCATCTTTTAGGGTTGGCTCTCCGAAAAAATCTGAGTGGACTTGGTCTTGAAGAGGTCGGCATCTCTTTTCATCTCTAGAGTATGCCTCTAGAGGCATTTCTTGGGGTTATTCTTAGAGAAAATCCGAGCGGGCTTGGTCTTAAGGAGGTCAACGCCTCTTTTTATCTCCAAAGTATGCACCCAGAGGCATCTATTGGGGTTGGCTCCTAGAGAAAATTTGAATAGGCTGAGTCTTGGGGAGGTTGGCACCTCGTTTCATCTTCGAAGTATGCTCCAAAAGGGATCCCAAGCGAGCTAGTTTAGGGAGGTCCCAGGCATCCCCAGGGTTTCTTCTTTATTGGGGCCTAGGCATCTCTAGGGTATCCCAAGTCAAATATACTTGTCATGATTATTCGATCTAGAGACAGGAAtgttcgtccgatttctgtctacctaaaaatacgctagacagatcgttgttagaaccgacgaacaaaagttaaatttaaattttactcttacctttcctactcgaagaatagtggtcgtaaagAGGTCAATCCACAGGGagacgattggagttgcataaaaattaaaacgttcactcggattcaaaatcgattttcgaataactaaagaaaaacattatatcaGGGATGTTGAATGttctctaattgaaaataaacaaaggagagaaagaaaacgttgcaattgaaattggatGCAGATTAGGGGTCAatttctaaagacagaatatgaattaaaatcgcCAGTCGAATAGCAAAGAttaatttcagagttatcttaaaattaagaatttcaaaataaactgcaaagattaaactaaacctagagcaTGGATTgcctaaaagaaaattaatatattgtataTGAAGCAAAcattaaactgaacctagaacacggatttcataaaagaaactgaTGGATTTCATGAAAAGGAAATTGAttacaagaacataaaattaaaaaaaatgaaataaaaagaacAAGTAACTCGGTTGaacagttaaaaaaaataaattaaaatagctttttttttcttccttcttctcggaaaacagGGCTTCTCCTCTGTTCCAAGAACAGAAACagagcttcttcttcctccttggaCCAGCCGATAGAGAGCCCTTTCCtctcctctgtttcttggcctccaccccaaccgagcacacctccTCCCTACTCTGTTTCCTCTCCCCCCTCACACCTTCCCGATGGCCTCTTCTTATAGGAGTCTTGGAAACGCGTTGAAGATGTGTTGGAGATCTGCCTCGCTGGGGGAGACCTTTGCCACGCGCGGATGGAGTTGGATGCGGTGCGGGATGTGGTGAGATGGACGGCTGCGAGGCGGGGATGACTCGGTCGgatgcctgatgcggaaggcgcTAGGGCGTTAACCGCATGAGGAACGCGGCTGCTGGCTTCGCAGATGGGCTGGCACGTGGTTGAGGAGCTGGAGATACTACATTTGCTCGGCACGGCAGCTGGGAAGCACGGTGATTGCGGAGGATTTGGAGACGCCTTGCAGCTGGGACGCGGCTTCGCCAGCGCACGCGATGGACGATTGCGTGGAAGACGGGGACGACTGCTAATGGCGGAATACTCGGGGAAGAGCTGATATCGCGGTTGGGCTGGCACGCGGGGATACGCTGAGGCGTGCCGGCTGGTACGCTGCATGGCGGGGGACGCGGGCTGGTGACGCGTTGGGGACGAGCTGGCCGCGATGTGTGATAtgctgatttgggaaggagcttCATACGGACGCCTGGGATGGATGCAGAAGAAGCGGTGGTTCCAGACGATGGCTGGATGCGGGATCATTTGGAGCTTCGTGGACGCCGGATTGGAAGCGAGATCACGACTCAAAATGGACATGGAAGGCTGAAGGGCACTGCAGGATACTCGGACGCAGGATCCGGGCAGCTCGGACGCGGCTGGAACGGGCGAAAGAGGCTGCCGGGAGGAAAAAAGAACAGTGATCAGAAAAGAACATTTccaaaacactattcatatgaacagtatttttacgtaacactattcatatgaatagtgtttttacgtaacactgttcatataaacagtgtttttacgtaacactgctcatatgaacagtgatttcagccatgaatagaaattttggaaataaagagtaattttcagcttttgttcatgggattggaggttGAAGATGAAGATGCTCATTTGGAAGGTGCATGCGTGGTGGGGACGCGCTGAGGACGCGGACGGCCTGGCATAATCAAGTTGGTGCTGTAAGGGCGGACTAGGAGCTGGAGACCCGTCTGGGCTGATCGCGAGATCCTTGGGACATTGCTAATGGCGTGAAGGATTAGGACGCGCTAGAATGCTGGCTTGACTCGAGCttgggctgccgggcattgggctcaaacccaatattattgggtctcttggattacttatactcaaacacaaatacaacattaattagttaattttattattaatgattaattataatgctaattaaaatggtctgacgattgcacttttgtgctctcatcatacctcccaaccagcttattgctagtctctagcaatttagtgtgacaatgataaaatgagagtgcaaaagttttatttattatatatatataaatatacatgaactaagataaatactcactttcgtagagcattacgattgcacttagcacgtgcaacaagccgttaaacccctaggttaccctagtggacgagtgttgtctcgtgagggtttgcagtgaagttacccacaaacttcaatcccaaaataaaatttggtttatgaaatgaaagtctaatttcaagtaaataactgataagaatttcaaaagcacacaaggttttaattactaattagcccaatttctaggttagtatgcaatttaagttgaagtcattaagttttccgttagggagttgtaatacttatttatacttgagtacttagtgaagtctagaccatgcaccagctaaggtttcagatctccaaaatatcgttAATATtaatagtttccaagaattggtcggacaagacctatttgctgattcaaaatcatcttatctgcaggatttcgagagctgtggatgtttactttaatacctcatgggttttatctgtaatattccagtttactcgaatttttacaacgacggctttcacactattgtctttcttaaggtcaatatacattttttttttcatttttttttgcattaaagagaaatgataatgtatatattgtgcacttttactcctgtgatgattcctccatgtagcgagcaattagtcgacaattctcacaccagttggcatgaggtgtcgggcatcaagactcccctacggacctatactcgggttcctcatcacaagcccgctgacctttgacaataggtagcccttttcgatgtacctgactaaatccaccaatttttttttttggattagaaaaagatggttcatcaggattcgaggttgctaccatattctcaacacaatgtcgaacctataccttagaaaatgcaggccagatgtattgtgaaattcaaagcactaattagcttacaacttactaaaaggaacttaataaaaagaactcactttgcactacttccgactagtcattgggctcttagattttatataccttgtgtgttgtaatttaattttttttt harbors:
- the LOC103717134 gene encoding transcription repressor OFP7-like codes for the protein MAKRFRLRLSRVIPSFQSCRSKDDAGVTVTNAAFRLCPVNRKAFDIDFPPPPTPGPSPSFLRRPHPPVVSGLACGCLPSRRGCHFFPADDGETPPYLWRKEEKWPVVAYADGDGGDRYDFPSSPRRKIDSDDGCDILLPAAMAKARRREAKLRRRRRRGETKRSSRSRARVSTSSAVSGWFSSEGDGENDEREGDFFDEEEDDGETEKLVSSTDCSSHNVLQRRRITRRRRRRLVKCYPSPERTAAAVLRSLVPCGAAATAAAEGKVRESFAVVKRSEDPRADFRRSMAEMVVEKEIYDAGDLEQLLLCFLSLNLRHHHRAIVAAFSDIWEALFPVTATAAAAPAVSKN